From the Candidatus Poribacteria bacterium genome, one window contains:
- a CDS encoding phytanoyl-CoA dioxygenase family protein: MTPKQRYLFDLTGYIHLKNVLSNEELQNAQDAVERCVQTPQDELPPGISYGGGGYSNGFSFDKSLEALTLHPKTWPIVKELTDNKPRFNRGSLVAKGPEHDQIIGKLHCAREDCGWQTRRHDAKNGHIHCNDFVVFFYFTDVYPGDGGLVVLPGSHKANFERPEGLFFPDPEAPPDELHPALVNVTARAGDAIVLSELLTHGVLIWKPKQRYRRFIILRYKTQFFQDDRGPRDPFPPEVMERLSPETLELAQSASYTHIKDIVKSEQVQLT, encoded by the coding sequence ATGACACCCAAACAGCGATATCTTTTTGATTTAACGGGGTATATCCATCTCAAAAACGTCCTCAGCAATGAAGAACTACAAAACGCTCAGGATGCAGTCGAACGATGTGTTCAAACGCCGCAGGATGAACTCCCACCCGGTATTAGTTATGGCGGTGGCGGTTATTCCAACGGCTTTTCGTTCGACAAATCTCTTGAGGCACTCACACTTCATCCGAAAACATGGCCCATCGTGAAGGAACTTACCGATAATAAACCCCGCTTCAATCGAGGCAGCCTCGTTGCCAAAGGACCAGAGCACGATCAGATTATCGGCAAGTTGCACTGTGCTCGTGAAGATTGTGGATGGCAAACGCGCCGCCACGATGCCAAGAATGGACACATTCACTGCAACGACTTTGTCGTCTTTTTCTATTTCACCGATGTCTATCCGGGTGATGGCGGTTTAGTCGTGCTACCGGGTTCGCATAAAGCAAACTTTGAACGTCCGGAGGGACTCTTCTTCCCAGACCCAGAGGCTCCACCCGATGAACTCCATCCTGCCTTAGTTAACGTGACAGCACGCGCTGGCGATGCAATTGTCCTGTCCGAACTGCTGACACACGGGGTCCTCATCTGGAAACCGAAACAGCGGTATCGGCGGTTTATCATCTTGCGTTACAAAACACAGTTTTTCCAAGACGACAGGGGACCCAGGGATCCGTTCCCACCTGAAGTGATGGAACGACTCTCTCCTGAAACGCTTGAACTTGCACAATCCGCATCTTATACGCATATCAAGGATATTGTCAAAAGTGAACAAGTCCAGCTAACCTAA
- a CDS encoding sugar phosphate isomerase/epimerase produces MKLGFVSAILPEQTLVEVVQFAADTGYDCVELMCWPKGKAERRYAGVTHVDVAELSDTEADEILQCVSDAGITISGLGYYPNPLTSDEAEAAIYSEHLKKLILTAERLSVNIVNTFIGRDQTRTIDENWHRFKQVWEPLIQFAADHGIRIGIENCPMFFTEDEWPAGQNLAYCPSVWERMFEEIPSPNFGLNFDPSHFIWLQMDYLKPLVTFADRIFHVHAKDVRLDRAKLDEVGILATPLSYHTPKLPGLGDVDWGGFFSVLSDTGYEGAVCVEVEDRAYEETLEARQRALSQSHVYLRQFIG; encoded by the coding sequence ATGAAACTCGGATTTGTGAGCGCAATTTTGCCGGAGCAGACATTGGTAGAAGTTGTCCAGTTCGCGGCAGACACTGGTTATGACTGCGTTGAATTGATGTGTTGGCCCAAAGGAAAGGCGGAACGTCGCTACGCTGGCGTTACACACGTTGATGTCGCAGAACTTTCCGATACAGAAGCGGATGAAATCTTACAATGCGTCTCGGATGCCGGAATAACCATCAGTGGGTTGGGCTACTATCCCAATCCACTAACATCTGACGAGGCAGAAGCCGCTATCTATAGCGAACATCTCAAAAAACTGATTCTAACAGCGGAACGTCTGTCGGTGAACATCGTGAATACCTTTATCGGCAGAGATCAAACACGCACGATAGATGAGAATTGGCATCGCTTCAAGCAGGTGTGGGAACCTTTAATCCAATTCGCCGCCGACCACGGTATCCGCATCGGGATTGAAAATTGTCCGATGTTTTTCACCGAAGACGAATGGCCCGCTGGACAAAATCTCGCCTATTGTCCCTCGGTTTGGGAGCGGATGTTTGAAGAGATTCCCTCCCCGAATTTCGGACTCAACTTTGATCCCTCACACTTTATATGGCTTCAGATGGACTATCTGAAGCCGCTCGTGACCTTTGCGGATCGAATCTTCCACGTGCATGCAAAGGACGTTCGATTGGACAGAGCAAAACTGGACGAGGTGGGCATCCTCGCAACGCCTTTGTCCTATCATACACCGAAACTGCCTGGATTGGGAGATGTCGATTGGGGCGGTTTCTTTTCTGTCTTAAGCGATACCGGCTACGAAGGCGCCGTCTGTGTTGAGGTAGAGGATCGGGCTTATGAGGAAACATTGGAGGCACGGCAGCGCGCTTTAAGCCAAAGCCATGTCTATCTGAGACAGTTCATAGGATAA